From the genome of Solanum pennellii chromosome 6, SPENNV200:
AATTTACGTTATCAATTTGCATTTTCATTGGTAGCCTTATGCTAAACTTGCTcccatatttgatttttttttatttgtaattttattttaagaatgtaTTTGATTGAATGGTGTATTTTcgtatgaattttttaatacttAGTCATAATGATTTTCCATTACAGATTTAGTATATTtgaattcttttatatattttattcttagatTACAGTTTTGTTTACATAgtacatttaaattttataaattgtttaataaattaaatattaatattaaatagtaaatcGTCATATTAGTATACATAACTTACCATCAACTTGTAAATGTATGTAACTCTCACTAATTATATTCATTACTCTCAAATCTCATCGATAATCTCAAAtggattaatatttatttatgacaaCTCTTTGTATTTCTCAATGCTATCCAATAATAAATAGTGACATTTcacacaataatatataaatttaaaccaattgaaaaaaaaatgagaaaatatctATGCTCTCTTTTCTcgtctctttttatttatttagtttaacATTTATGTTTCATGCTTGTTGTTATTGTACAACGTACTTGTTGTTATTGTACAACGTACTTTCTAttgttgtgttattattattgataatttacTATGGCCTGTTGCTTTGTATACATTAACCTATCATGTTGTATTTTAATATCTTCATTGGAATATTGAATTTGTGTgatagttatttattttttttactttatgcaCTTTTAGtcactttataattaaagatataatatttttactagAAAGATATATGTAGTTTCTATCGAAACAATGATAAATTTGACGATACAAAATTCCTATGAAGTATCTTGggataaacgtgcaacgcacgttcctAAATCtagttaacataataaaaataaattaaaatatctaaatacaTATACTCAAAAGCTGAAGTATATACGAGATGAAATTTGAGTTTACTCAGAACACCAATCTGGCAAAgtgtgaaataaaagaaataacatCAGTCCAGCTGGACAAATTCAGTTATTTTCAATCCTTTTATAGTatgaaaacaacaaagaaattgAACAAGACACGTGCCGCCAAATGGCAGAACCGACTAACTCTAATAATTTGATCATTTGTCAACTTTTTAGTTCACCTTCACTCACCAACCACCTTGTTCTCAACTTCTTTACTTCCCCACATACTTGaaacttcaaaatttgaaaatttgtagTCCATTAAATTGTCAAGTTGATTTTCTTGAAACATAATCCTATTTCCATATTTGCAACATATGGCTCTCTGTTTCATTTCCTCTGTTTTGGCTCTGCTGTTACTGTTTGTAGCAGAACTTCATGTCTGTGTAGTTTATGGCAGTGTTATTTTGGGTTCAAGATTGTTAGCTAAAGAGAACCAAGCATGGTTTTCTGACAATGGAACTTTTGCTTTTGGCTTCACTCCTGCAGTGGACTCTAATGATCAATATCAGTTGGCAATTTGGTTTGCACAAATACCAGGAGACAGAACACTTGTTTGGTCTCCTAATATGTAAGTGAAACTGTTTAAGTTGTCTGTGCGTAGTGGTGGAGTCTGAGTTTTCACTAAAGAGATTCAAAATATACAGAAATGAATAACACAGAGATTTAATATTTgctatatatacctaaaaaaaaaattgactttgtATATGTAGTGTAATTTACCATCTAAGGCAGTTTGCATGAACCTCCCTTGTGTCCTCCTAGCTCCGCTCTTGCTTATAAGGTTTTGTTAGGTAGTAATATCTTTATTGATATAAGCTTTATATTTTCAGACACAGAACATAGATATATACGTGAAATTCTAGATCTGCATATATTAGTAGGAGGAAAAGTTGTATGATCAAACTGTAGCTTTCTTCATTAACTTTTCAAACACACGAAATCCGTTCCAGCTTTAGAGGTTGcttttttctttcaaagaacaagatttgagattttatgGTGAAAGACAAGTTCTTGAAAATGTTCAGGAGGTAGATGTAAGTACGGAATTATAGATAAGAATTGTTAGGTCTGATTTTAGAGAaggaacaaagaagaaaatataccTCCACCTCTAGTTTTTAATAAAGATTTTGCAGGTAATATAACTTTTTGGCCATTTTGTGTCAATCCTCTAAATAGAAATTCCCCAGTCAGCAAAGATGCAATCTTGGAGTTTGACACCACAGGAAATCTCATATTGATGGATGGAGACACCACAGTGTGGGCATCAAACACCTCGGAAGCAGGCGTTGAGTTGGCTGTCATGTCTGAAAATGGAAACTTCATTCTCTACAGCACCAACCTAAGTACTATTGCATGGCAAAGCTTTTCACATCCATCTGATACTCTCTTGCCTGGTCAATCCTTAACAGTATTACTAGAATTAACATCTTCAAAATCACCTTCTCATGGTCGTTACTACACTTTAAAAATGTTGCAGCAGCCCACTTCACTAAGCCTTGCATTGACCTATAATGTCCCCAACTCCTACGATTCATCGCCTGAATTTTACAGCAATTTTTCTTATTGGTCAGGGCCTGAAATATCAAATGTGACTGGAGATGTTACTGCTGTATTGGATAAAGCAGGAAGCTTTGGTATAGTTTATGGCTCATCTTCAGATGGAGCagtttatgtatataaaaatgatGGAGATAATGGAGGACTATCATCGGCTGTAAATCAAACGAATTCCAATGCTCCATCTATTCTTCGTCGATTAACCCTTGAGGTTTATGGAAATTTACGTTTGTATCGATGGGATAATGATGTGAATGGATCAAGGCAATGGGTTCCAGAGTGGGCAGCTGTGTCTAATCCATGTGATATTTCTGGAGTTTGTGGCAATGGGATATGTAATTTAGATAGAAGCAAAACAAATGCTTCTTGCACATGTTTGCCAGGGACTTCTACGGAGGGAAATGATGTTTCATGTTTGGGAAATTTTTCAGTGACAGGGAAATGTGGACCTCAGCATGAAAACTTGATGTCCAAGTTCAAGATTTCTACGGTTCAGAAAACAAATTACTATTTCTCAGAATCATCTGTCATAGGAAATTATAGTGATAAAGGGACTCTGTCCAAATGTGGTGATGCTTGCTTATCAAACTGTGATTGTGTTGCTTCTGTTTATGGACTTAGTGAGGAAAAGGCTTATTGTTGGTTACTCAGGAGCTTGGCATTTGGTGGATTTGAGGATCCTGTTTCGACTTTATTTGTGAAGGTTGAGGCCAATGCCACGGTATCTGGAAAACCTGGGAATTCATCAGATGAGTCGAAGACTAGGCACGATAAGGTTTTGGTACTTCCTATAGTCCTGAGTATGACTCTTCTCATTTTGCTTCTCTGTTGCTTATTGTATATCAATATCCATAGGAGAAGATCTATGAGAAGGGCACTTGAGGGCTCTTTGCTGTTGTCTGGAGCTCCAATTAGCTTCAGCTACCGCGACCTGCAATGTTGGACTAACAATTTTTCCGAGTTACTTGGAACAGGTAAATATATggaatttttattacttttatgcTTCTAACCTCTCGACTATAGAAACCCTAGCACAGAAAACTGGTCTGTTTCAAATAAGGTAAGAATATGATCAGTAACATTGCTGCTTTGACAGGTGGATTTGGAAGTGTGTATAAAGGAAGTTTAAAGGATGCAAAATTGATTGCAGTAAAGAAACTTGATAAAGTTTCACCTCATGGGGAGAAGGAATTTATAACAGAGGTCAAAACCATTGGCTCTATGCATCATCTGAACTTGGTTCGTCTATGCGGATACTGTTCTGAGGGAACCCAACGGTAAGTTTAACTTTTCTTCACTGTAATTTGTGATGTATAGATTGGGAAGTATGTATAATTGTAGAATCACAGTCAAGGACTAGCACAACTTTCACTAAAATTTTCACTCTTTGGCAGGCTACTAGTTTATGAGTACATGAAAAATGGTTCATTAGACAAGTggatatttcattcattaagtACAAGAAATAGACTACTGGATTGGGCGTCACGTTTCCGCATAGCAGTTGGCACTGCACAAGGGATAGCCTATTTTCATGAGCAATGTAGGAACAGAATAATACATTGTGACATCAAACCAGAAAACATACTTCTGGATGAGAATTTCTGCCCTAAAGTATCTGATTTTGGACTAGCTAAGTTAATGGGAAGAGAGCACTCTCATGTTGTCACAATGATCCGAGGAACGAGAGGTTATTTAGCCCCCGAGTGGGTCAGCAATCGACCTATCACTGTAAAAGCTGATGTTTACAGCTATGGCATGCTTCTTCTAGAGATTATTGGTGGTCGGAGAAATCTTGATATGACTTGTGATGCAGATGACTTCTTTTATCCTGGATGGGCTTACAAGGTACACATGGAATCCTCTACTTATATTCATAGTGTTCCCTCCTTTCTGGTACATGTTCTcttcactatttttcttttcttttatttcaggAGATGACAAGTGGAACACCCGTAAAAGTTGTAGATAGGCGACTTGGAGGAGCAGTAGAAGAAAAAGAGGTAACGAGAGCACTGATGGTTGCCTTCTGGTGTATTCAGGATGAAGTGTCAAACAGGCCTTCCATGGGAGAAGTGGTGAAGATGTTGGAAGGATCAGTTGACATGAATATGCCACCAATGCCACAGACAGTTTTGGAGTTGATAGAGGAAGGCTTAGATCAAGTATACAAGGCAATGAAGAGGGAACTCAATCAGTACAGTTCCTTCTCCATTGCTACTCATCCATCATCTTATGCTACATGCAGTCACTCCAGTATGTCACCTAGATAGTTGAAGATGAAATCGAACACAGTTTTCCCTAGGATTAAGCAATCATATCATCATTGATTATTCATTCCCTGTCTCCCAAAAGAAGTCCCAGAAAAAGAAGGGAACACGACCACTTTTGTATCATGTGTTGCTACAACACCATACACATTGCAAGAACTCACTGTCTTGCTTTATTGTTTAATTTCACTCAATTCTCTAGTCTCTCAGATATCTCCACCATTTCCTCTGTATAGATCCTTTCTATCTCTTTTTCGGTTTCTTTTATACTACTAATGTAAACAACCGTAATCAGATCATATCAGACTTCCAAACCATCCAACAACAGCTAGTAAGTAGTGATTATATTTAACCAGAGGGTTAGAGCCTGCTGGGAGTTGCCTTTGTTATAGAGAACACATTACTCACGTTAGAACCCTGTTGGGAGTTGCCTTTGTTAGAGAACGCTTTACTCCCAATATAGGACTTCCCAACTGAAATTACCAGCTGAATCCTAATCAAATTTAGGAGCAAATTTGAAGTTGTTTCACAGTTGAAGATTTTATAGTGTATTACTGAGGATTAGCAAAATGAGTGTTTAGTGAGCAATGTAAAAGAAAGGATTAGAGGTGATTTTTGTGTGTTTAACAGCAACTAAATTGAAGATTGGAAGGTGTAAAGAATTTCATTCATAATACAGGAAGATTGTACATTTATGACCCTGAAAAAAGACTTTGCTAGCATGCCTAAATAAAACCtgttaaaatcaagaaaattggTAGGCTAAAGCTTCTAAGCTGCAGTTGGTTAGCTCACTGCATACTGAACCTTCGTGGTGTTAACAGCCTACAGCAAGTTATGCACTAACATTTAGAGAAAGATCCGATTTCTTTCACCTAGCCAGTGGAATAGTTGAGGTACACAATCTTGCCAGATTCCTAATCTTGATCTACATCAAAATAAACCACCATTGAGTTCAATGCTTCCCCTCAATGGACTGATTGAGGTAGCAATTAGGCAACAGATGTGAAGTTTGATGCACCTCAGAATGTATTGCGGATCTGCACTTTGCTTCAATGTGATTGCGGTGAGTGATAACGAGACCAGTACTCCTTCACGAGCTTCCCAAAGAGTGAACCTTCATTCTTCATCAGATTCATAGGTTTATCATACTCCTCTAGTTTTCCTGTATTATAGCAACCAAAAGCAAGTCATGAGGATAACATTTTGAGATTAACATATTCTCTGAACTATTAAGTGAGTATTCAAAAGTAAACAGATAGATCCTACCGTCACTAATGGCCAGAACCATTGTACAATCCATTACTGTTGGTATTCTATGGGCAACTGTAATTACAGTACAGTTAGCAAATTCCGTCCTGATAGTTTTCTGCAATATCATATCGGTGGCATTGTCAATTGATGCTGTCGCTTCATCAAGCACCAATATCTTGCTTTTCCTCAAAAGAGCACGCCCCAAACAGAACAGCTGTCGCTGCCCCATGCTCCAGTTTGACCCGTCTTCTACAACTGAAATGAGTATATGGTCAATAACAACCCACTGGTATAAAACAACCTGACATGTTCAAAAGATTACCCAAGGAATCAAGCCCTTTATCTTTTTCCTTAACTGCCTCTTGTAGCTGACATTTCCCAAGAACCTTTGACAATgaagataaaaatgataataaataattagaaaaaagcTATGCTATTTATCAACTGATGCTAAAAAACAGTGGCCAAGTACACTACCTCCCAAATTTCCTGGTCAGTATGCTGACATAGGGGATCTAAATTGCATCTCACTGTTCCATTGAAAAGAGTAGGATCCTGAGGTATTACCCCGAAACGGGACCTCAAATCATGAAGACCAATTTTACAAATGTCTACTCCATCAACCACAATCCTTCCACCTGCAGGCTCCACTAGTCGGAATAGTGCACTAATGAGTGTACTCTTCCCACTGGCAGTTCGTCCAACAATACCAACTTTATGACCTCCTTCAAATGTACAGTTGATCCCCCTAAGAACAAGTCTGGAATCCTTCCAATATCTTATCTACTTTGAGGCATGCTCATTAGTATGTTTAACATCCCAAAAGATTGAAAATTAGGGCAGATGATGAAGTTACCTGCAAATCATGAATTTCAACTTTACCCCTCGAAGGCCAATTGACTGGGGGACGGTTCTCTTTTAAAATTTCAGGAGCTTCACTTGGTATATGCATATACTGGTTAAGTCTTTCCACAGAAATGATATAGTTCACCAAAGTGCATTGATATTGAATGGAAGAAACAAGGGTTATGTTTAGGGAAAGACCATAAGATAAAGCCATCCCAATAAATCCTGCAATAATATTAACAGGTATTAAGGAAGTAAATTGTGTATCACATAATGATCAAAGGTAAACAAAAAACAGAAATATGAGATATTCTTTCCGATTCCAAGCATATAATTAGTTGATTAACGTGCCAGAGCTGAAAGTCCCAGGAGGAAGTAAAACCATGCAAAGTGCTGCGGAAGCAAGAACAATTGCACTAATAGTTTCCAGACGTTGAATCAGCCACTCATTTGCTGCAAAATTGTGGAAGAAAGGACTGGCATTTATATCAATTAGTTCAAACGTTTTCACGAAAAATCTCTCTTCCTCCTTGAATGCCCTTATAGTCACAGCTCCAGCAATGGCTTCAGCAAGATGGTTGGCCACAAATGATTTGGTAGTTCCATTGATCCGCATCAACTCTTTGGCAGATGCAAAGTAGTATCTCTGTGGAAAAAATTAGGAACcaaaaaaatactaattcaTGATTTATCAGTTTGTCAGCTGGAAACACAGAATCAAACTTCCTTATTCCCCTAATATAACTAGTACCTGTAAGAGAATGGCCACATAAACCACAGGGATGGAGACAAACAAAACTTGCCAAGTAACAACACCTAGTACTgtaaaattagaataaaagtTTGTGGTAGATGCAACCGCAAAAATCAAGTAGAATGGGACGTCAAGATCAACTATACTCAAATCTGATGAGACCTGCAATAATGGGACGAGAAATGAAAATGTAGGAAAAATGTTTAGCTACATGaaaatacttaataaatatcatttttctctCAATTGCCACGTTCGAGATAATTACCCTGCTTAGTATCCTTCCCAAAGGTGTGGAATCATAAAATGACATAGGTGCACGGAAGAGAGAATTTAGTAGCTGTGAGAACAAGGACTTTGAAGATTGCAAACCCAAAAGAACAGTTGATAGAGATCTAGAGAGCAAAAATAGTGTGGATACAAATCCAATTAGCAAGTAAACTGAAATCAGTCTCAAAGTGCTAACTTCAGGATTTTCAACATTTGCAGCCATCCAGGAGTTCTGTAATATCTGACTGGCCACAAACGCAAGTTGCGAAACAACAGCTATGgcaaagaacaagtatcctttATTTTGATTCAAATACTGAACATAAGACttaaatccagtgtctccaACTTCCCTCTCCTCTTGCTTGATCAACTGATCTCCTCCAGAGGTTTTTGGTTGTTCACcactatctttatttttaatttctcttgAACAAGTATCACTTCTTGGTGAATAAAAAGCCTCCGAAACCCTTTCTGAACCAGCAGTCTCTTTGTGTGCATTAACCAAGTTTTGAAATTCTTTGCTCGAGGCCAATAACTGATCATATGAAGCTGAGCGTAAAATTTCTCCATCTGACATTAACTGCAAACCGAAGTAGATATATATATGCAACAATTTCATGTGAACATATAAAAAGATTTGGTTTTCTATTGAATACAAGCATGATGATTTCACACATAATTTCAAAAGATCAATTCAACCAGAGGAGACACACTATAATAACAGAGAGACGAGAGAGGAAGTGAGAAAAGTCAAATTGGAGAGAGAACTGCATGGATAAAACTCACCAGAACCAAATCGAATGCAGGAAGAAAATCAACTTGATGAGTCACAAGTAAGATAGTCTTCCCGGAAAGAGCTCCCATGATGTATTCCTGCATAGGATCAATTGAGCTTGCAAATGGAAAGAAACGACAAGAATCACATCACTAAAGAAATGCTCACGTTGAAGAGGCTTGTCGAGGTATGGGCATCTACAGCACTAAAGGGATCATCCAAGAGATATATATCCGCATCATGATACAAAGCACGAGCAAGTTGAATTCTCTGCTTTTGTCCACCACTAAGATTGACTCCTCTTTCTCCTATTTCTGTGAGATCACCATAAGGTAGTATCTCGAGATCTTTTAACAGTGAACACTTCTCCAAGGTTTGCTGGTATCTCTGGCTATCCAATGGAGAACCGAAcaatatattctcttgtattGTCCCTGTCTGAATCCATGCTGATTGAGAGACGTAGGCAGTTGTTCCATATACTTGAACCTGCAGATAACAGATAATATTGAGGATCAGTCATAGATACTGattttttcttgaactttgGTAAAACCGATATCATCATTATGCTAAACTTTAATCCTGCTTCTTATTACCTAACCCACTAGGAAAGAAGGAACCAACCATTACAACTTACTGTTCCTTGTATACTTGGAACCTCTCCCAGAATTGCTGATAGAAGAGATGACTTTCCTGAGCCCACTTCCCCACATATAGCAACCTTCTCACCTGGTTTAACCTCCAGATTAATGTTTCTGAGTGTTGGTCGCGATGGGTTCTCTTCCCATGAAAGATTAGCAGATTTGATGAGTACAGTATGATCTGTGCTTCTGATGTGTTCTTGTCTCATTTCCAGCTCAGATGCCTCAAGGAACTTGACAATCCTCTCAAAGGAGACCTTTGCTTGAATTACCACACCAATAACGTCCGGAGCTGTTCTAACAGGCTCCTGAACCAGGCGTAAAGTTGCTACAAAGGTAAAAACGTTGCTCGCATTTAGTGGAATACCAAGGAAATAACAAGTCCCAAAAGTAGCAGCAGAAACCAAAACAGGAGATGACCAGAAAAGGAAGCTATTATATGATCTACGCAACTGAACAGCTGATAACCACTTTTCTTCTACTTGCCTCAAAATTTGGATAACATTTTTGAAATGGGCTTCCCATGCATATAATCTTAGAACCTTCATACTAACAAGAGCCTCAGAAATAGCTTTTAGCCTATCATCTTGTGCAACCATTAACTTGGTCTGGAACTTATGCTGTAACATTGCAAGGGGAGTATTGCAAAGCACAGTGAGTATAATCACTACCAAGGATGCAATAGTTGCTACACCAACAACGTGAAAGAGAATTATAAGTACAAGGCAGAGCTGGACAGATGTTGTCCAGGTTTGATGCAGCCAAAAAGGAAACTCTCCAATACGATAAGCATCCACTGTAACATAGTTCATAATCTCACCACTGGAATGCATCAGCTTGGAGGCATTAGATAATCTAATTTGCTTCCTATAAATAGCAGCTGTAAGTAAAGACCTCACTTTAAGACCAATTAGTCTGCACCTGAAATACCACTGTCTTTGTGCTAAGGATTCCAAGCTCTTTGAAATGAAAAGCAGAATGGCCAAGAAAAGCCCCTCATTTCTGAAACTTGCATTTCCTTCAGCAACCTGAATAAAGGCATTAAGAAGCAAAGGGCCTGCTGACACAGTGACTACTTTCAGCAGTGCGAAGAATCCTGAAACAATAATTTCTATACGGTGACTTATGAAAATTGTCTTCAAAACTGATGGCTGGGAAGTGGGATCAACTTGTTTCTGTTTGTTCAATAGCTCCTCAAATATTAAGTAACACGATTCTGCACAATCGGACTCACGCAATCTAGGTATGTCCTCATCTTGAAGAGTTTTTTTCTTCCCCTTCTTCATCAGCGGATTCAACCACCAAAATGATATTTTACTCAAGATTCCAGCCTTAGCAAATGGAGTGACGGAACTAACTGAATTACTTTTACTAATTCCATTTAAGGGAGCATAAAGGTCATTTCCAATGGGATCTTCCTCCTTTAGCTCTTTATAGGTGCATAACAACAATAAACATGCTCCTAAAGAAGATAATATATCTAAAGCTATATTCAATGATGCCCTTTTGACAAGAATGGCAGCAAAAAGAGAGAAACCGCAAGAAACCCCAGCAAAGATAAAAgcaaaaattgacaaaatcttCAGGGGGGTTCTTGAGAAATATTTTCCTCGAAGACTTGTGGTACAACTTACTAATAACCATGTCGTTCCGTGAAACATGATTAATAACCACCAGTGTAGATGTAATGAACTGTGGGTTTTCATAACCTTATCTTCTAAAATCCAAATGCCAAATGCCAAATATGACAATCCTAGGAAGCCATTAAAAATGGCAGAAATCAACTGCAAACGCGAAAACCCCTGAAAACGAGCTGGAATATTGGTAGTTCTTAAGGATGTCTTCGAAAACAGATTGTATAAGAAGATGAGCAGAAGTATAACATCACAACAAATTATCAACACATGATTGATACATGATGAAGGATCTGTCATCGACCCAAAATCAGTATAGCAGAACTTCCCATTATCGTCCGAACAACCAGGTGCCCCACAAAACACAGTCCAGATATCCTTCATTTCTTTGTCCAATTCTTTCTCCCTGCAAATTTCACTTTCATTTGTATAGACTCAAGTGAAAAGGCAATTTACTCATGATGCCAAGTATGTTTACCAATATCAATCATATATACTAAAGAAGAGATATTCTAGAATAACACAATAACAACATACCAAATGTGATCCCACAAGTAAGGTCTGGGGCTGGTACTGTGTAACTGTGTATGCAGATCTAAGatcttacccctaccttgggaGGTACAGAGGTTTTTTATAAACCCTCTGCTCTAGGACAAGCATGCGAAGCAGTCAGGAAAAAAATGAACAGAAGTAAAGAAGCCCTGAAAAAATTTTAGACATAGCACGACAAAGCATTCTGAATGagaaaaaagaacaataacTGCAACGtaataatacataaatcaaAGAACAAGAAACCCCAAGAGTAATACTACGACTATTGGCCTGCGACCTTAACATAAGGTGACTGACCAGCAACACTTGGTTATAACATCCACTGATGGTGTATAAATTATTTAGATAAGTTAAATCGGTGTTTAATTAGTTTAAGGACTTATACATGAATGTATTCACACGTCACAAGGTACTCGGGATCCAGGGAGTGTCTTTgccaaaaaataaaactaactacacaggtaaagaaaaaaaaaaaaaatatatatatatatatactttttcgTGTTTTTTTTGTATAGTTTGACTCTTGAAAATCCCGATTCCTCACTATCGATATATATAAAATGGAAATTCAACTGGGAAGAGTAAATTAAAATCCAATTAACAACCAAGAAACAACATAAATAACAGATACAACACTCTGGAGcattagacaaaaaaaaaatgaacaaattcaaaGGCAATTAATTACAACTTGGAGGTAGGAAATAAAATGTTTAATCCATGGACATGCAAgtgttcttaattaattaaacaggATACCGTGCAACAACGTAATTGCAGAGTCAAAGAAAAGGATTAACCAGAGGAAGACAAAAACAAGTTATTGGAGTCCCCGAGATACtgtcaaaacaaaaacaatctATCTACTCCTTATCAAGTAAGGCAAATAACTTGTTATTCGTAATTTTATTGCGTTTTGATGATTGACAAAATGTTGTGCAAATAGTAGAATAACTTGTATGATTTTCTTGGGATATTGTGAAGGTGATATTTGGTTAATTAGCGGTTAGCAGCGAACAAGCA
Proteins encoded in this window:
- the LOC107023653 gene encoding ABC transporter C family member 10-like isoform X3 — translated: MKDIWTVFCGAPGCSDDNGKFCYTDFGSMTDPSSCINHVLIICCDVILLLIFLYNLFSKTSLRTTNIPARFQGFSRLQLISAIFNGFLGLSYLAFGIWILEDKVMKTHSSLHLHWWLLIMFHGTTWLLVSCTTSLRGKYFSRTPLKILSIFAFIFAGVSCGFSLFAAILVKRASLNIALDILSSLGACLLLLCTYKELKEEDPIGNDLYAPLNGISKSNSVSSVTPFAKAGILSKISFWWLNPLMKKGKKKTLQDEDIPRLRESDCAESCYLIFEELLNKQKQVDPTSQPSVLKTIFISHRIEIIVSGFFALLKVVTVSAGPLLLNAFIQVAEGNASFRNEGLFLAILLFISKSLESLAQRQWYFRCRLIGLKVRSLLTAAIYRKQIRLSNASKLMHSSGEIMNYVTVDAYRIGEFPFWLHQTWTTSVQLCLVLIILFHVVGVATIASLVVIILTVLCNTPLAMLQHKFQTKLMVAQDDRLKAISEALVSMKVLRLYAWEAHFKNVIQILRQVEEKWLSAVQLRRSYNSFLFWSSPVLVSAATFGTCYFLGIPLNASNVFTFVATLRLVQEPVRTAPDVIGVVIQAKVSFERIVKFLEASELEMRQEHIRSTDHTVLIKSANLSWEENPSRPTLRNINLEVKPGEKVAICGEVGSGKSSLLSAILGEVPSIQGTVQVYGTTAYVSQSAWIQTGTIQENILFGSPLDSQRYQQTLEKCSLLKDLEILPYGDLTEIGERGVNLSGGQKQRIQLARALYHDADIYLLDDPFSAVDAHTSTSLFNEYIMGALSGKTILLVTHQVDFLPAFDLVLLMSDGEILRSASYDQLLASSKEFQNLVNAHKETAGSERVSEAFYSPRSDTCSREIKNKDSGEQPKTSGGDQLIKQEEREVGDTGFKSYVQYLNQNKGYLFFAIAVVSQLAFVASQILQNSWMAANVENPEVSTLRLISVYLLIGFVSTLFLLSRSLSTVLLGLQSSKSLFSQLLNSLFRAPMSFYDSTPLGRILSRVSSDLSIVDLDVPFYLIFAVASTTNFYSNFTVLGVVTWQVLFVSIPVVYVAILLQRYYFASAKELMRINGTTKSFVANHLAEAIAGAVTIRAFKEEERFFVKTFELIDINASPFFHNFAANEWLIQRLETISAIVLASAALCMVLLPPGTFSSGFIGMALSYGLSLNITLVSSIQYQCTLVNYIISVERLNQYMHIPSEAPEILKENRPPVNWPSRGKVEIHDLQIRYWKDSRLVLRGINCTFEGGHKVGIVGRTASGKSTLISALFRLVEPAGGRIVVDGVDICKIGLHDLRSRFGVIPQDPTLFNGTVRCNLDPLCQHTDQEIWEVLGKCQLQEAVKEKDKGLDSLVVEDGSNWSMGQRQLFCLGRALLRKSKILVLDEATASIDNATDMILQKTIRTEFANCTVITVAHRIPTVMDCTMVLAISDGKLEEYDKPMNLMKNEGSLFGKLVKEYWSRYHSPQSH
- the LOC107023653 gene encoding ABC transporter C family member 10-like isoform X4, which encodes MANYRLRSVKNASRKQIHIGKSKANYSMIFCKKHPKHRQSSGVCSVCLTEKLSPLSASNTGTVTCWVHHRMASLLKGIRSLAACIMRQRGADHERGFFHRLLHSRRRNKKDSECLVHGREVQNKIRDRKWEKELDKEMKDIWTVFCGAPGCSDDNGKFCYTDFGSMTDPSSCINHVLIICCDVILLLIFLYNLFSKTSLRTTNIPARFQGFSRLQLISAIFNGFLGLSYLAFGIWILEDKVMKTHSSLHLHWWLLIMFHGTTWLLVSCTTSLRGKYFSRTPLKILSIFAFIFAGVSCGFSLFAAILVKRASLNIALDILSSLGACLLLLCTYKELKEEDPIGNDLYAPLNGISKSNSVSSVTPFAKAGILSKISFWWLNPLMKKGKKKTLQDEDIPRLRESDCAESCYLIFEELLNKQKQVDPTSQPSVLKTIFISHRIEIIVSGFFALLKVVTVSAGPLLLNAFIQVAEGNASFRNEGLFLAILLFISKSLESLAQRQWYFRCRLIGLKVRSLLTAAIYRKQIRLSNASKLMHSSGEIMNYVTVDAYRIGEFPFWLHQTWTTSVQLCLVLIILFHVVGVATIASLVVIILTVLCNTPLAMLQHKFQTKLMVAQDDRLKAISEALVSMKVLRLYAWEAHFKNVIQILRQVEEKWLSAVQLRRSYNSFLFWSSPVLVSAATFGTCYFLGIPLNASNVFTFVATLRLVQEPVRTAPDVIGVVIQAKVSFERIVKFLEASELEMRQEHIRSTDHTVLIKSANLSWEENPSRPTLRNINLEVKPGEKVAICGEVGSGKSSLLSAILGEVPSIQGTVQVYGTTAYVSQSAWIQTGTIQENILFGSPLDSQRYQQTLEKCSLLKDLEILPYGDLTEIGERGVNLSGGQKQRIQLARALYHDADIYLLDDPFSAVDAHTSTSLFNEYIMGALSGKTILLVTHQVDFLPAFDLVLLMSDGEILRSASYDQLLASSKEFQNLVNAHKETAGSERVSEAFYSPRSDTCSREIKNKDSGEQPKTSGGDQLIKQEEREVGDTGFKSYVQYLNQNKGYLFFAIAVVSQLAFVASQILQNSWMAANVENPEVSTLRLISVYLLIGFVSTLFLLSRSLSTVLLGLQSSKSLFSQLLNSLFRAPMSFYDSTPLGRILSRVSSDLSIVDLDVPFYLIFAVASTTNFYSNFTVLGVVTWQVLFVSIPVVYVAILLQRYYFASAKELMRINGTTKSFVANHLAEAIAGAVTIRAFKEEERFFVKTFELIDINASPFFHNFAANEWLIQRLETISAIVLASAALCMVLLPPGTFSSGFIGMALSYGLSLNITLVSSIQYQCTLVNYIISVERLNQYMHIPSEAPEILKENRPPVNWPSRGKVEIHDLQWEEYTH